A portion of the Edaphobacter lichenicola genome contains these proteins:
- a CDS encoding CRTAC1 family protein, with amino-acid sequence MLALASPLQQAPAPQKGIGPQERSYDAKPASPPPGEKSPIEDIPLGVSFLDVAKESGLTSKTIYGAEGKNKYLLETTGCGLAFYDYDNDGWLDLFMVNGWRLDGFPKGQEPRCHLFKNNRDGTFTDVTTGSGLEHKTGWGQACCVGDYNNDGNDDLFVTYYGQNALYRNNGNGTFTDVTQQAGLTQPGPKIRWNTGCTFVDYDRDGHLDLFVANYVDFDLKTAPLPEDGPCTYKGMLVACGPPGLPGGRNILYHNNGDGTFADVSEKSGMWTAVGTYGLSVAASDLDNDGWPDIYVANDSAPATLYLNQKDGTFRDIAIEAGAALSAEAKPQAGMGVSIGDYSHSGNLDIVKTNFAGDTDSLYTNMGDATFEDHTYPSGLGENTRLLGWGVGFFDMDNDGWLDILMSNGHVYPEVDKSKADLKYAEHKYLYRNLRNGRFQDVTNKGGPGILEDAAARGCAFGDYDNDGDIDIVVNCINAVPQLLRCDSTLNRNWIKIKLVGVKSNRSGIGSRVIVTATTTPDATKPSKQLEELRSGGSYFSQNDMRLHFGLDQAKKVDVVEIRWLSGQVDQLKNLDVNQLYVIQEGGKILKAGPLKPAKKQA; translated from the coding sequence ATTTTGGCATTGGCCTCGCCATTGCAGCAAGCGCCTGCACCTCAGAAAGGCATTGGGCCGCAGGAACGCAGTTACGATGCGAAGCCTGCATCGCCACCTCCGGGAGAGAAGTCTCCGATTGAAGATATTCCTCTTGGAGTTAGCTTTCTTGATGTGGCGAAGGAATCCGGCCTAACCAGTAAGACGATCTATGGCGCGGAAGGTAAGAATAAGTACTTGCTGGAGACTACGGGCTGTGGACTGGCATTTTATGACTATGACAACGACGGCTGGCTGGATCTTTTTATGGTCAACGGTTGGAGGCTGGATGGCTTTCCCAAGGGACAGGAGCCGCGATGTCATCTGTTCAAGAACAACCGCGATGGAACTTTCACGGATGTAACTACTGGTTCAGGACTGGAACATAAGACAGGCTGGGGGCAGGCGTGCTGTGTTGGAGACTACAACAACGATGGCAATGATGATTTATTTGTAACCTACTATGGCCAGAATGCCCTTTACCGTAACAATGGCAATGGAACCTTTACGGATGTCACGCAACAGGCAGGTCTTACTCAGCCAGGGCCAAAGATTCGCTGGAATACCGGTTGTACTTTTGTGGATTATGACCGCGACGGACATCTCGATCTCTTTGTCGCAAACTACGTCGACTTTGATTTAAAGACAGCACCTCTGCCGGAGGACGGCCCGTGCACTTATAAGGGAATGCTTGTTGCTTGCGGGCCTCCGGGACTGCCTGGTGGGAGAAATATCCTGTACCACAACAACGGGGATGGTACCTTCGCCGACGTCAGTGAGAAGTCGGGAATGTGGACCGCAGTTGGGACTTATGGTCTGAGTGTTGCTGCCTCGGATCTAGACAACGATGGGTGGCCTGATATCTATGTTGCGAACGATTCTGCGCCGGCGACGCTCTATCTCAACCAAAAGGATGGGACCTTCCGCGACATTGCGATTGAAGCCGGGGCAGCACTTTCGGCGGAGGCCAAACCGCAGGCGGGCATGGGTGTATCGATTGGCGACTACAGCCATAGCGGCAATCTCGACATCGTAAAGACGAACTTCGCTGGCGATACCGATTCGCTTTATACGAACATGGGCGATGCAACGTTTGAAGACCACACCTATCCGAGTGGGCTGGGTGAGAATACCAGGCTACTGGGGTGGGGCGTCGGCTTCTTCGATATGGACAATGATGGCTGGCTCGATATTCTTATGTCGAATGGTCACGTCTATCCAGAGGTTGATAAGTCGAAGGCTGATCTGAAGTATGCAGAGCACAAATATCTCTATCGCAATCTGCGCAATGGACGCTTCCAGGATGTTACGAACAAGGGTGGCCCAGGCATTCTTGAGGATGCCGCTGCTCGCGGCTGCGCGTTCGGAGACTATGACAACGATGGTGATATAGATATTGTCGTCAACTGCATCAATGCTGTACCGCAACTCTTGCGCTGCGACTCAACTCTGAACCGCAACTGGATCAAGATAAAGCTTGTGGGAGTAAAGTCGAATCGTTCCGGGATAGGTAGCCGCGTCATTGTCACAGCGACTACGACACCGGATGCAACGAAGCCGTCAAAACAGCTGGAGGAGTTACGAAGCGGGGGAAGTTACTTCTCGCAGAATGATATGCGTCTGCACTTCGGTCTTGATCAGGCCAAGAAGGTGGATGTAGTTGAGATACGGTGGCTGAGTGGGCAGGTGGATCAACTTAAGAATCTTGATGTGAACCAGCTTTACGTGATTCAAGAAGGTGGAAAGATTCTTAAAGCTGGCCCACTCAAGCCGGCCAAGAAGCAGGCATAA
- a CDS encoding cytochrome P460 family protein: MLTAAKTLLLFAMVLLSIFAPQQSTVARSYAPEYTSEAQLKLPEHYREWVYLTSGFDMSYSANAQADDHHMFDNVFVDPESYKKFVETGTWPDKTTLVLEVREAHGKGSINQKGHFQSEIMGLEVHVKDEARFSGRWAFFGFENNDKAGKMVPTTASCYSCHSDHAAVDTTFVQFYPTLLPIARSRNTLSAQYKKEIDNPSPSPK, translated from the coding sequence ATGCTCACTGCTGCGAAAACTCTCCTCCTCTTTGCAATGGTTCTGCTCTCCATCTTTGCCCCTCAACAAAGTACCGTCGCGCGGAGTTACGCGCCAGAGTACACCAGCGAAGCACAGCTCAAACTACCGGAGCACTACCGCGAGTGGGTGTATCTAACGTCGGGGTTCGATATGAGCTACAGCGCGAATGCGCAGGCGGACGACCACCATATGTTTGACAATGTCTTCGTAGATCCAGAATCCTACAAGAAATTTGTAGAAACTGGGACCTGGCCCGACAAGACCACGCTCGTACTCGAAGTTCGCGAAGCCCATGGGAAAGGTTCGATCAATCAGAAGGGCCACTTCCAGAGCGAAATAATGGGTTTGGAAGTGCACGTAAAAGATGAAGCGCGATTTTCTGGAAGATGGGCCTTCTTCGGATTCGAAAACAACGACAAAGCAGGCAAGATGGTGCCGACGACAGCCTCCTGCTACAGCTGCCACTCCGACCATGCAGCCGTGGATACTACCTTCGTCCAGTTCTATCCAACACTATTGCCAATAGCCAGGAGCAGGAACACACTCAGTGCCCAGTACAAGAAAGAAATTGACAATCCTTCGCCGTCTCCTAAGTAA
- a CDS encoding sensor histidine kinase → MTTNNHIQASSYRWRWIAAIWFGFGLFGALQTVFVMRSEGMHHAWMKLFVVALLSWLPWALMTPLILYLGRRFPPLKPWRFQNWFAHIAAWLSVGVMFCAWDSLLEVLLNPYAEGSPARFVQLWHSKFYNGFLSSMVLYAVILIVSSMLDSRERLAFQQTETARLNEQLSKAQLNALRRQIEPHFLFNTLNAVSGLVREGRNDSAVSMIAGLSDFLRRMLEDSSRQQVPLQEEMEFALKYLDIQKVRFADRLQLSVDVPGELYPAKVPSLILQPMVENAIKHGIAKRAQGGTIWIRATRCDDVLTLSVCNDGPSLPSDWETTRSGIGVSNVRTRLQSLYGKDCKMSMRNRSAGGVEVSVSLPFVVAPPSAGA, encoded by the coding sequence ATGACCACGAACAACCACATTCAGGCTAGCTCGTATCGATGGAGATGGATAGCGGCGATCTGGTTTGGATTCGGGCTGTTCGGCGCGTTACAGACGGTCTTCGTCATGCGCTCGGAGGGCATGCACCATGCCTGGATGAAGCTATTCGTAGTTGCGCTGCTTTCGTGGCTTCCCTGGGCGCTGATGACACCATTGATCTTGTATCTCGGTCGCCGATTTCCGCCGCTCAAACCTTGGCGTTTCCAGAATTGGTTTGCACATATCGCAGCGTGGCTTTCAGTCGGTGTGATGTTTTGTGCATGGGACTCGTTGCTGGAGGTGCTTCTGAATCCATATGCTGAAGGATCTCCGGCGAGGTTCGTGCAGCTTTGGCATAGCAAGTTCTACAATGGGTTTCTCTCGTCCATGGTGCTGTACGCTGTGATTCTGATAGTCAGCTCCATGTTGGACTCAAGGGAGCGCCTGGCTTTTCAGCAGACTGAAACGGCTCGGCTGAACGAGCAGCTGTCGAAGGCACAACTGAATGCTTTGCGACGACAGATCGAGCCTCACTTCCTGTTCAATACGCTGAACGCAGTCTCCGGGTTGGTGCGTGAGGGAAGAAATGACTCCGCAGTGAGTATGATTGCCGGGCTGAGTGATTTTCTGCGCCGGATGCTGGAGGACTCCAGTCGGCAACAAGTGCCGTTGCAGGAGGAGATGGAGTTTGCGCTGAAGTATCTCGACATTCAAAAAGTTCGATTTGCCGATCGTCTTCAACTGAGTGTGGACGTGCCTGGCGAACTCTATCCAGCGAAGGTTCCTAGCCTTATTCTGCAGCCGATGGTCGAGAACGCGATTAAGCATGGGATTGCGAAGCGAGCGCAGGGAGGGACGATTTGGATTCGTGCAACTCGGTGTGATGATGTACTTACACTTAGTGTCTGCAATGACGGCCCAAGTCTTCCGTCTGACTGGGAGACGACTCGCTCGGGAATTGGCGTCTCAAATGTTCGTACCCGATTGCAGAGCCTCTACGGGAAAGACTGCAAGATGAGCATGCGGAATCGAAGCGCGGGTGGCGTGGAGGTGTCGGTCTCTCTACCCTTTGTAGTCGCTCCGCCCTCCGCGGGGGCTTGA
- a CDS encoding LytR/AlgR family response regulator transcription factor has protein sequence MHSKELPERVRTLVVDDEPLARSNLMVLLGLHPEIEIVRECGSGAEALSAVRELKPDLVFLDVEMPECDGFDVLEMLGRDLPLAVVFVTAYDKYALRAFDAGALDYLLKPFDNARFERALDRAKEKIAQGRSSPQARELLVVKSAGQVSFLKISEIDWIEAADYYSCLHVGTKSHLVRRSMAELDQELDQSVFCRIHRSTIVQLDRVRGLKLNESGEYDVVLNDGTRLRLSRRYRAQVQSRLGLAGSWQES, from the coding sequence GTGCATTCGAAAGAGCTTCCAGAGAGAGTTCGTACGCTGGTTGTAGATGACGAGCCATTGGCTCGCAGCAATCTCATGGTTTTGCTTGGCCTTCATCCAGAGATTGAAATCGTCAGGGAGTGTGGGTCTGGCGCTGAGGCGCTATCAGCTGTTCGCGAGCTGAAGCCGGACCTGGTTTTTCTCGATGTTGAGATGCCAGAGTGCGACGGATTTGATGTTCTTGAGATGCTGGGAAGAGATCTGCCCCTCGCAGTGGTCTTCGTTACCGCTTACGACAAGTATGCGTTGCGGGCCTTCGACGCCGGAGCGCTCGATTATCTGTTGAAGCCGTTCGACAACGCTCGGTTCGAACGGGCACTCGACCGCGCCAAGGAAAAGATCGCGCAGGGCAGGAGCTCGCCACAAGCAAGGGAGTTGCTGGTTGTGAAGAGCGCCGGGCAGGTTTCGTTTCTGAAGATCTCTGAGATCGATTGGATCGAGGCGGCGGACTACTATTCCTGTTTGCACGTGGGGACAAAGTCACATCTCGTGCGCCGTAGCATGGCGGAGCTCGATCAGGAGTTGGATCAGTCAGTCTTTTGTCGAATTCACCGTTCAACCATCGTTCAACTTGATCGAGTGCGCGGGCTCAAACTTAATGAGAGTGGTGAGTACGACGTGGTGCTCAACGATGGAACGAGACTGCGGTTGAGCCGACGCTACCGCGCACAAGTTCAATCTCGCCTGGGCCTTGCTGGTTCTTGGCAGGAATCGTAG
- a CDS encoding CatA-like O-acetyltransferase, with amino-acid sequence MQEILVGSRQKIDVETWERRASFNHFRDFTEPYHGVCLRVDCTATYRYAKQHHLSVFLSLLHRSLIAAHQIENFRTRIVDGVVWRYEQINGGSAVGRTNGTIGFGHYQFQQRIADFVREASIELERVRQRDDIERYPDANLIRYSVLPWFDFTSISHARDFSREDSAPKITFGKITDANGRSTMPVSIHVHHALIDGLHVAQFVEKFQHSLDAPEAELPLG; translated from the coding sequence ATGCAGGAAATTCTGGTTGGTAGCAGACAGAAGATCGACGTAGAGACGTGGGAGCGCCGCGCGAGCTTTAACCATTTCAGGGATTTTACCGAGCCCTACCACGGAGTATGTCTTCGTGTTGACTGCACGGCGACATACCGTTACGCCAAGCAGCACCACCTCTCGGTCTTCCTGTCACTGCTACATCGCTCCCTCATTGCCGCTCACCAAATCGAAAACTTCAGGACCCGCATTGTCGATGGCGTCGTCTGGCGCTACGAACAGATCAATGGCGGCAGCGCTGTTGGACGCACAAACGGCACCATTGGTTTTGGACACTATCAGTTCCAGCAGCGCATCGCCGATTTCGTTCGCGAGGCATCCATCGAACTCGAACGGGTGCGGCAGCGAGATGACATCGAGCGCTATCCAGACGCCAACTTGATTCGCTATTCGGTTCTTCCCTGGTTCGACTTCACGTCCATCTCCCACGCGCGCGACTTCTCCCGTGAAGACTCCGCGCCCAAGATCACCTTCGGCAAAATTACTGACGCGAATGGCCGTTCCACGATGCCTGTATCGATCCACGTGCACCACGCTCTGATCGACGGCCTGCACGTGGCCCAGTTCGTCGAGAAGTTCCAACATTCTCTCGATGCACCGGAAGCCGAACTCCCTCTTGGCTGA
- a CDS encoding CDP-alcohol phosphatidyltransferase family protein produces MPLLSQFRAAPNLLTLMRLFIIPFLLIEILDGHYGISFALFILAGISDALDGLLARWLSQKTTLGQYLDPIADKLLLSSLFVVLTHVGLIPRYVTVLVFSRDVGILLISTLLFVTGSLRDFRPSLFGKLNTFVQIVALVAVLCQKLFMSPAVATLRDVLVRAIAVLAPLSAAQYAWIVLRRMSAPPEQTVV; encoded by the coding sequence GTGCCCCTGCTCAGCCAATTCCGCGCCGCGCCGAATCTGCTTACGCTGATGCGGTTGTTCATCATCCCCTTCCTTTTAATTGAGATTCTCGACGGGCACTATGGGATATCGTTTGCACTCTTTATTCTCGCGGGAATCAGCGATGCGCTCGATGGCCTGCTGGCTCGATGGCTGAGTCAAAAGACAACGTTGGGACAGTATCTTGATCCGATCGCGGACAAATTGCTCCTGAGTTCTCTCTTTGTTGTTTTGACCCACGTTGGACTAATCCCGCGTTATGTAACAGTTCTGGTTTTCAGTCGCGATGTAGGCATTTTGCTTATCTCTACGTTGCTCTTTGTTACCGGAAGTCTGCGGGATTTTCGGCCGAGTCTCTTCGGGAAGCTCAACACGTTTGTGCAGATCGTCGCTCTGGTCGCCGTGCTATGCCAGAAGCTGTTTATGTCTCCCGCTGTGGCGACACTGCGGGACGTGCTGGTGCGCGCGATTGCGGTGCTGGCGCCGCTCTCGGCGGCTCAGTATGCATGGATTGTGCTGCGCAGGATGAGCGCGCCACCGGAGCAGACCGTAGTTTAG